A single Caretta caretta isolate rCarCar2 chromosome 2, rCarCar1.hap1, whole genome shotgun sequence DNA region contains:
- the TMUB1 gene encoding transmembrane and ubiquitin-like domain-containing protein 1 — protein sequence MALIEGVGDEVTILFALLLILLVLALAWVSTHTSERGDQVFAASPALAAGQLGTESLLEDGPRETSMQTPAAGEPKEEAESSAGAMPDGPDGIAPGLRHRASPGSPQCPLQPAGDIGASPEATDSSPTDRTIVLRLKFLNDTERLATVCPEETVGSLKRAHFPGQEHQVRLIYQGQLLRDDAQSLAALHLTHNSVLHCHVSQHGPAPVAAGLRATADPVHTALSVGSLMLPLFALMLAVLWYVQLQYQHVFTATATSCLAGLTLLFSFMAFALYRR from the exons ATGGCTCTGATTGAGGGCGTGGGGGACGAAGTCACCATCCTCTTTGCCCTGCTGCTCATCCTGCTGGTGCTGGCGCTTGCATGGGTCTCTACGCACACCTCAGAGCGGGGAGACCAGGTCTTTGCTGCTTCCCCCGCTCTGGCAGCTGGACAGCTTGGGACAGAGAGCCTGCTGGAGGACGGGCCGAGGGAAACCAGCATGCAAACCCCAGCGGCAGGGGAGCCCAAGGAAGAAGCGGAGTCTTCAGCAGGTGCCATGCCAGATGGGCCTGACGGTATTGCTCCAGGGCTGAGGCACCGGGCCAGCCCTGGATCtccacagtgccccctgcagcccgCTGGAGACATAGGTGCCAGCCCCGAGGCCACAGACAGTAGCCCCACGGACCGCACCATAGTGTTAAGGCTGAAGTTCCTGAACGACACGGAGCGCCTGGCCACTGTGTGCCCAGAGGAGACCGTCGGCTCTCTGAAGAG GGCCcatttcccaggccaggagcaccAGGTGCGTCTGATCTACCAGGGCCAGCTGCTGCGGGACGATGCTCAGAGCCTGGCTGCGTTGCACCTCACCCACAACAGCGTTCTGCACTGCCACGTCTCCcagcatggcccagcccccgtGGCTGCTGGCCTCCGGGCCACCGCTGACCCTGTGCACACAGCCCTCAGCGTGGGCAGCCTGATGCTGCCGCTCTTCGCGCTTATGCTGGCTGTGCTGTGGTACGTCCAGCTGCAATACCAGCATGTCTTCACCGCCACCGCCACCTCCTGCCTGGCCGGCCTCACCCTGCTCTTCAGCTTCATGGCCTTCGCTCTGTACCGCAGATAA